The following are from one region of the Halanaerobiales bacterium genome:
- a CDS encoding ATP-binding protein has product MKKITVISGKGGTGKTTLSANFSALAKNHVIADCDVDAPNMHLLLEPHVEKERNFSGGKIAVRDAEKCTDCGLCYEKCRFNAVNEDFSINPVKCEGCSVCAEVCPVDAIHMEAALTGQLYESQTKYAPMIHARLKAGAENSGKLVSEVRDKAEERAEKEGKDLVIVDGSPGIGCPVIASLNGVDMALIVTEPSKSGLSDLKRVVEMIEHFDLQSKVIINKYDLNEKMADKIEEFCNKHDLEVMARIPFSPVFVDLLREGKILVEEKKDSDIAKTIASLWNEIIDALN; this is encoded by the coding sequence ATGAAGAAAATAACAGTAATTAGTGGTAAAGGAGGTACAGGAAAGACAACCCTCAGTGCTAATTTTTCAGCTTTAGCTAAAAATCATGTTATTGCTGATTGTGATGTAGATGCTCCAAATATGCATCTTCTTTTAGAACCTCATGTAGAAAAAGAAAGAAATTTTAGTGGAGGTAAAATAGCAGTTAGGGATGCAGAAAAATGTACAGATTGCGGTCTTTGTTATGAAAAATGCAGATTTAATGCAGTTAATGAGGATTTTTCTATTAATCCAGTAAAGTGTGAGGGATGTAGTGTTTGTGCAGAAGTTTGTCCAGTAGATGCTATACATATGGAGGCTGCACTTACCGGGCAACTTTATGAGTCTCAAACTAAGTATGCTCCTATGATTCATGCCCGTCTAAAAGCTGGTGCAGAAAATTCTGGTAAATTAGTAAGTGAAGTTAGAGATAAAGCTGAAGAAAGAGCAGAAAAAGAAGGCAAGGATCTTGTGATTGTAGATGGTTCTCCAGGGATTGGTTGTCCGGTAATTGCCTCTTTAAATGGAGTGGATATGGCCCTGATTGTTACTGAACCTTCTAAATCCGGACTTTCTGATTTAAAAAGAGTTGTAGAAATGATAGAACATTTTGATTTGCAATCAAAAGTAATAATAAATAAATATGATTTAAATGAAAAAATGGCTGATAAAATAGAAGAGTTTTGTAATAAACATGATCTTGAAGTTATGGCCAGAATTCCTTTTTCTCCTGTTTTTGTTGATTTATTAAGAGAAGGGAAAATTCTGGTAGAAGAAAAGAAAGATTCTGACATCGCAAAAACTATAGCCTCTCTCTGGAATGAAATAATTGATGCTCTTAATTAA